One window of Candidatus Aminicenantes bacterium genomic DNA carries:
- a CDS encoding aminotransferase class I/II-fold pyridoxal phosphate-dependent enzyme → MKETHTALVDPAIVDRRIESMGISDLGLASIREIKKLVDDIEKESGVAFVRMEMGIPGLPAVPIGVEAQANALKNGVASLYPDIQGVPELKKEISRFVRNFLDIEVSPEHCLPTVGSMMGSLAAMLTVNRMHAEREGTLFIDPGFPVHKQQCRLLGHDFKSFDVYDYRGPRLREKLESMLASGKVSSILYSNPNNPAWIC, encoded by the coding sequence ATGAAGGAAACACACACCGCGCTGGTCGATCCGGCCATTGTGGATCGCCGCATCGAAAGCATGGGAATTTCCGACCTGGGCCTTGCATCAATCCGCGAAATCAAAAAGCTGGTGGATGACATCGAAAAGGAATCCGGCGTTGCATTCGTGCGCATGGAGATGGGCATTCCCGGCCTGCCCGCTGTTCCCATCGGCGTGGAAGCGCAGGCAAATGCCCTGAAAAACGGGGTTGCATCGCTGTACCCCGACATCCAGGGAGTCCCGGAACTCAAAAAAGAGATTTCCCGGTTTGTGCGCAATTTCCTTGACATCGAGGTTTCGCCTGAACACTGCCTGCCCACAGTGGGATCCATGATGGGAAGCCTGGCGGCCATGCTGACCGTCAACCGCATGCACGCGGAGCGGGAAGGCACGTTGTTTATCGACCCCGGCTTTCCCGTACACAAGCAACAATGCCGCCTCCTGGGTCACGATTTCAAGTCTTTCGATGTGTATGATTATCGCGGACCCCGGTTGCGGGAAAAACTGGAGTCGATGCTGGCAAGCGGCAAGGTCTCTTCGATCCTTTACTCCAACCCCAACAACCCGGCATGGATCTGCTT
- a CDS encoding MBL fold metallo-hydrolase: MAKTIGSIIMMIFFCSAFAFGSADVIKTSAGPLEINCLGHASLMFSFNNRIIHIDPSSRMADYAGLPVADLILVTHQHGDHLDAAAIKQIRKPETRILCSAGCLSDLPGAEAIGNGETRDIYGIHIMAVPAYNIVHKRKDGTPYHPKGEGNGYILAFGDTRVYIAGDTENTLEMKALEQISIAFLPINLPYTMDADMVVDAIKTMKPDVLYPYHFAFGATDLDDLTTAMKAFPGTELRIRNKP, translated from the coding sequence ATGGCAAAAACAATCGGGAGTATCATCATGATGATCTTTTTCTGTTCAGCCTTTGCATTCGGAAGCGCGGATGTCATCAAAACTTCCGCCGGACCATTGGAAATCAACTGCCTGGGGCATGCCTCACTCATGTTTTCATTCAACAACAGGATCATCCATATCGACCCCTCTTCCCGCATGGCGGACTACGCCGGCCTGCCCGTCGCCGACCTGATCCTGGTCACCCATCAACACGGCGATCACCTGGACGCCGCGGCGATCAAACAGATCCGCAAGCCGGAAACGCGCATCCTTTGTTCAGCCGGCTGCCTGAGCGACCTTCCGGGAGCGGAAGCCATCGGCAACGGCGAGACCCGGGACATATACGGGATCCACATCATGGCGGTGCCTGCCTACAATATCGTGCATAAAAGAAAAGACGGCACTCCCTATCATCCCAAAGGCGAGGGCAACGGCTACATACTGGCATTCGGCGATACCCGGGTGTACATTGCCGGGGACACGGAGAACACACTGGAAATGAAGGCTCTGGAACAAATCAGCATCGCGTTCCTGCCCATCAACCTGCCCTACACCATGGATGCGGATATGGTGGTGGATGCGATAAAGACCATGAAGCCGGACGTCCTCTACCCCTATCACTTCGCGTTCGGCGCCACTGACCTGGATGACCTGACAACCGCCATGAAAGCATTCCCCGGAACCGAACTGCGAATCCGGAACAAGCCTTGA